Within Dreissena polymorpha isolate Duluth1 chromosome 13, UMN_Dpol_1.0, whole genome shotgun sequence, the genomic segment CATCATGAATTCCTATATATATCTGTTTTTCAATCGACTACAGAAATCTACATGATCAGCTGTCAACACACCGGCTGGACAAATGATTGGGATGGCGACCAGAGCTTCTTTGTGCCCGCTGAACACGTGATGGTGGGCGTGACGTCAGAGCATGACAGCCACCACGAGTAAGTCCCCGATATGTTGTTAGTTTCCGAGTCTTAATAGTAATACGCTCCGTTCCCaggcctgtccgtctgtctggcTGTTTGTCCGTCAGTTGGTGCGTCTGTCAGTCCGTAGAATTCCGAAGACGTTCTCCTACATTTTTCAACTTGCTCGTTTCGTTCCTAATGATTTGAAGTTGTGCATGTGCATTTTGTATCatcttacctgaaaaaaaaatcacaaaagatATGCCCGTTTTGCAACTTATACATGTTAGATAATATTgatttgtaatataaaatattctaaaaataactgATCTGAAACTATATGTTAAGGGATATTATATTTGGTTTGTTATATTGCACAATAGTCCTCTAAAATTTTAGTCCAATTATTCCCCTGCAATAAAAAGTCGTCGAGCCCTAAGGGTTACAATGTTAATATATTGTCATATAGTACAGTATTAAGAAATCGTTTCCTCCTAAACCACAAGGCTcagatgatatatattatattatattacatgtatgtatgaagCGGTTTTGTTGCACTGTTTTGGTGGTCATTTCCCTGTATAGCAATAACACCAGTCCCGCCATGCAAAGTTCATGTTTCTAAGTGTGCAACAACGTCCAATTCATAACTTTAGATAAATATTGAAAGCATGtggtatttaaaaaatcattattattttagtttatatattgagACGGTGGAACTAATCATGTTGAGTTTTATATACATGCGTGTGAACTTTATCTCTACTACGTTGATTTACTTTCAGAGATCGGCGCTTCGCCTACGAAGTATGCCGAATTCTTCACGGAGGCGAAATTATTGTTGGTTAAAGATTTTGCAAAGCCATCATTCGAAATACAAagttaataaatgaatgaaaataattCGTTGCGAATTAATTAAGTGCtgttttcaaacatttaaatttattgttatgattattaAGGTGTACATCTCTACACGGACAGTAACCGATAAAATTATGACCTCTCTGgtgttattttatatacatatacaatttcCTTACAATGACTCGTAAATAAAACGCATACTTCCaatgatatttgttttaatatattattttactcgaatatttgtatcaatatgttTTACATTTGAAAACCAAGTTAGATTTAATGGCATTGTATGGGATATAAATTATTCAGGGTAAAGGTTATGACcacatcttaaaaaaatatttgaggaaCATAGAACGACTCTTAAGTACCGTATCATTGTTGTTATTGCATAATCAATTCCACGAACAATCTGTATTAATGACATTAATACTATTTAGGAATTTATGAATCGATTGTGTATGTTTACAATGGTATTTTAAgttgaaaatacatgtaaaatgtttcatatgtaccgttttaattcttcatttaatgttattatgaaaaaaaaacacatatgaaAAATAACAGTTACAACAAATTACGCTGATGTTGTATTTTATAGTAGTCTTCACTGATGTCACTTAAGCAATTTTTATCGTGGAATGGCTCAATCACCTTCATGTTTTCCACCAAATAGATAGTAACATGTTAAACATAAATCACCATAGACCCTTATGGTTTGCCACTAAATACATTCATTAAACGGAACAAGATGTTTTCACTCAACCTACCGAACCTTATTGTTTGTGCCTACCGTATTCTGTTTTGGATTATGTTTTCGAAAGGAAAGTGCTTAATTCAAACAAACGTTCAAAATTAACATGTAATTAACGAACATTAATAGTAACTAATAACATTAAATACGTTATTGCAGGTTTTTTTGTCATTGAAGATCCGTATTGTGAAAtaccttgtttgtttttttaaattcacaataaacacagttttgttgACCTATCTACCCCATTGTTAGACGATCTTAGTGGAAGCgaacatgtttttattacattaaacatattttgagatatatttaagaaattcatACATAGACTTCAAATATCGATAAAGATTGACTTTCGAGCAAGCACTGTCATCCACATTTTAATGGCAAACGGGATATTGAGCAGGTGCTAATACAGTGACAGCTTTTTGATCTAAATTAAATTCTCGAATAATGAGATAGGTTTTATTTATTTCTAGCATTCATCTCAACAATTAAAAGCGAACCGCGAATAATTAAGTAGCGCAAATATCATGCTAGTTCGGGGATCGAAATTCAAACATCAACCGAGAGTATTAATTTAGGTTAATTTAAAACCAGGCTAAACGTCGACCTTCGACCGCGAtcctcgaatatcgagctggtgcgAATATCGTGTTAGCTCTCAGATTGAAAATTTAACATGACCTGCGCATTCCGAGCTTCTACTACTAATTTCAAGCCATCACTGACAACTCCATATAAAGGTGCACCGTGAATATTGAGCTGATATAAATATCATGTAAGCTTGAAAGTTAAAATTGAAACCACGCGATTGAGTTATGTTGAACTTTGATGCAGCAGCGACTTCGACGTTCATGGTGAAACGATAATATCGAGCTGATAtgaatgcaacaacaacaacaacaacaacaactactactactacaacaacaactacttctactactactacaatatctactactattacaacaactactactaccactactactactactactactactactactactactactactactactactactactactactactactactactactactactactactactactactactactactactactcctactactaatactactactacttctattacttctactactactactactactactactactactactactactacaacttctactactactactactactactactactactactacttctactacttcttcttcttctacgtctactacttcttcttcttctacttctactactactactactactactactactactactacttctactactactgctactactactactactactactactactactactactactactactactactactactactattactactactactactactactactactactattactactactactactactactactactactactggtactactgctactactactactactactactactactactactactactactactactactactactactactactactactactatggaattaattactaaatatgagaacatagcctttaagtacaaacgctctggcgctggcaatgctctgaaaataaaaggtgcacgcacaaactgtattgatgtcaagagttgagtgtaaaactgttctttttatcaagccttttcattagagataaaattgtttcatgctgaacacgcagtataacagtgttacaaagacgcggtcatgtttccaatgttctggtggtatgctcaaatcagccaatggaataaatgaagtgtattcattcgtgtctagccgcgggaaattttatttaagttttgttggacactaacaaaggtcaggtaaggtcaaaagtgacattaaacagCTAcgtatcagattcgcaaattttcgttttagttatgatatttgtgagaaaactgtaatactgaacatttaccatgctctaaaatagccattatatgcatatattaacgatttaaaaacccgaaaattataaagcgtttcaacgcgaaacgaattaataatttggagagttctgttgtttttttttttgaaactactaggattgcttatataactttaaaatacGTCTAGCATTGTATACGGAAggaaggccgagtggtctaagtcgtgAATGTTTTGCTCCAGGACtcgaggggtcagtggttcgagccctgctggggGCTGccttttttttattcttgattttttactggagctttttatatccaatgtttacaattatcgaTATAAAGAATTaactgacaaacttcaaaacatgcaaaaatctgttaaaaaggcccctttaatgtaaaTTACGTAAACAACATTAGTCctatacggaataccgttagggccatcgtggttacacattaaaatccagagggcaacAATGcgaagtgcgatagtacgatggcgacaatgcgatagtacgatggcgacaatgcgatagtgcgatggcgacaatgcgacaacgcgatagtacgttggcgacaatgctatagtacgatggcgacaatgcgatagaacgatagcgataatgcgatagtcatatcgtactgtcgccatagtatcatcgcattgtcgccatcgtactatcgcattgtcgccatcgtactatcgcgttgttgttatgtcgtcatcgtattatcgcattgtcgccatggtataatcgcactgtcgccatcgtattgtcgcactatcgtcatcgtattatcgcactattgcattgtcgccatcgtactatcgcactgtcgccatcgtattgtcgcactgtcgttatcGTATTATTGCGCTTTTGCATTGTCACCCTCTGGATTTGAATGTTTAACCACGATGgctctaacggtattccgtagtccTATCTATAGACGTTATAATTATGCCGCGGTATCAGGATTGGATGATAAGATTTAGAACACTTACTGAACATTTGAAACTCAGACCACAATTGTCTCTAGGTGAGACGAGTGCTCCGACAAAAAGGTATGAATGCTATTTAAGACATATGGACTTTTGACTAAGGTTAACGTTATTTAAATTATATCAACGTTTAAAGTGCATTTCAAAAGTAAATACTATTTCGAAGCTGATACAATCGTAGATTCATTCATCTCTTGCTTCTATAGTTTCACAAGTTAAAGTGTTCTTGAATTGAATGGGGATAGGTGcacaattacattaaataagcgTGCTAGTATATTACCTGATACAACAAGTTAAACATAACATTCCCAGCGGTAGGTAATATATTATTATCTAAACATACGAAGCGTTTATATAAGTAAACATATACTTCGAGATGTTTTTTTACACACACTttatatgcaaatacatgtatttaaaacacGCTTCCACCTCGACCTTTGGTTCGCATCGGGTATATaaatcacacacaaaaacaaagtATCCACACGTCGAAGTATGAATTTGTAATGCCATTTTTGATTGCCAGTGAATGAGTCTACCATTGCTAATCCTCGTATGCGCATGCGTAGTGCAGCACATCAATGGATGGCAAAATAATCTGGACCAATTGCTAGATTACCAATGTCCAAACAAAAACCAGTTCATCAATCACGTGATAAGCCAGCATCACAATCACGAGGAAGATCGACAATTTGACTTCACGTGCAGTGACGTCGTTTCTGGCTATGATGATTCGACAACAACGTGCACGTATTCCGGTAAGTGAACTAGACTTaactatgtattttaaatattacaaCAGAGCTGCGATGTTCAATTGCGCACCAATGCATTAGAAATAGTAAAATCGCTTTAAAGAGCAAAAAACCCAGCCTTTTCTCTACatcttttaataaattatatatactaGATAAAAACGAAGGATTTCATCATATTTCGGGACTGAAATACACGTATTTGTGAAAAATACTGATGGATATTTGATTTATGTCCAATAAAATCATAAACTGACTGGTGTTCTTAGGCACTCAAGGCCTGTTTTGGCCACCACTGCGACAGTATTATGTTAAATTATATGATTCGTCCTATGCCCTTGTACCACATCATACTATTGTACTACGAATAGAGTCAATAGATAATGAACATATACTAAAATAACAATACCATAGTTATTAAATTACTGAAGGAAAATACAAAAACACGTATGTTCGTACAAACCTTCCGAAAAAGTTTTATAAATACTAAAACAAGTTGAATCAAATTTTATAAACTGGAAATAACAAGAAATGAAATAATGTCATATGTCTGACTTGACAAAATGGTCCGAATAAATGATGGGAGTTGAagttttgatattgttttacaAATACCGAACATTATGTCAAGTATGTTGTAAAATATAGAATTTAATTTATACTGTCTATCAGCATGccttttttaatgaataattacATTAACAATCTACATGTAGACAATTCTTAACACAAACCGTTGTTAAAACTATGATCACCTCATTAGAACAGTGAAACCAAACTGTGCGGGTATTTACCGAGAATGCCGAACCGCAAACTTAGCCTATAATTAATTACAACAcatgcatttgtatttaaaaataaaaccacATAATAtggttatttgaaaatataaataactaaCGGGAAAAATTTGAACACAGGGTATGTTAATAGTTTTGATCAGCCGGTCCACTTTCGGTGTCCGGACGACGGCTTCATACATGGCATGAGGAGCGAGCACAACAACCACCACGAAGACCGGATATGGGGATTCTACTGCTGCAAGATTCCAGGTAGGGTTCGAACAGTTAGGTATCTAAATTGTATGCGTTTAAAAGCACAAGTTTACGACACTTATATGATATTACTTACAATACACACAGTTACAGTTTACATACAGTTATATATCGGAACAAAGATGTAAAATTGACAAACACGTGTAGTCACCTCGATATATAAGACTGTGATACAGGAAAACTATAAATTGCGTGACATGTATTTTTAGAGGCAATAGATCTAAAGAGGAGCATAGACTGGGAAAGATTGGACTGAATATTGTTTTGGTTTGCcatttatttctgaaattgtATGTTAACATTATTTGCTGCGAAGTATGTCCAACAGTGAGATATTAGCATAATTCCAAAATAGGAACACAAGATAACACATCTTATTAGGGCACACAATGGGCGTGTAAAGATAGGCCTTATTGTTTTTCTGTCAATTTTTGTTCTTAATTTATAGTTTAGTGCATGCAAAAAGTATATGCGAATACTGATCAGTTATAGACCATTCATAAAAGggtgtttttgtgtgtttgttattgaATTTATCAGACAATTACGATACATTTAGGTGTAGAAAAATGATGACAAGCTTTTAAGTAAGCAAAAACTTTTCAAACTCCCATGGAAAGATCTCCTTttgataatatacattattatgcTCACAATTtcgtatattaaaatataataagacTGAGACTGTTCCCTGTGATATACACTGCCATTTAGGATTCTGatatataactgtttaaaatatatatacaataaatatatacaattttctcACTGTGAGCGAGCGTGCAAAAAGTGAAAAAATAATACTGTGGTTCACACACTGTCATCATTAATTCCTGTATATAACTGTTTTTCTAATCGACTACAGAAATCCACATGATCAGCTGTGAACACACCGGCTGGACAAATGATTTGGATGGCGACCAGAGCTACTATGTGCCCGCTGAACACGTGATGGTAGGCGTGACGTCAGAGCATGACAACCACCACGAGTGAGTCCCTGATATGTTGTTAGTTTCCGAGTATCACTAGTAATACGCTCCGTTACCAAGTTAAAGCGGTAGTAATGGatgcctgtccgtctgtctggcTGTTTGTCCGTCTGTTGGTGCGTCTGTCAGTCCGTAGATTTCCGAATGCGTTCTCCTACATTTTTTAACTTGCTGGTTTCGTTCCTAATGATTTGGTGTTGTGCATGTGCAATTTGTATCAtcttacttgaaaaaaaaaacacaaaaaatatgcCCGTTTTGCAACTTATACATggtaaataatattgattttttatataaaatattctaaaaataacttATCTAAAACTATATGTTAAGggatattatatttgttttgttatattgcacaATAGTCCTCTGAAATTCTAGTCCAATGATTCCCCTGCGATAAACACTCGTCGCGCCCTAAGGGTTACCATGTTAATTATATTGTCATATAGTACAGTATTAAGAAATCGTTTCCTCTTAAACCACAAGGCTCAGatgatatatgttatattatataacatgtatgtaTGAAGCGGTTTTGTTGCACTGTTTTGGTGGTCAGTTCCCTGAATAGCAATAACACCAGTCCTGCCATGCAAAGTTCGTTTTTAAGTGTACAACAACTTCCAATTCATAACTTTAGATTAATATTGAAAGCATATggtatttttaaaaatcattattatcTTAGTTTACATATTGAGACGGTGGAACTAATCATGTTTAGTTTTATATACATGCGTGTGAACTTAATCTCTACTAGGTTGATTTTTACTTTCAGAGATCGGCGCTTCGCCTACGAAGTATGCCGAATTCTTCACGGAGGCGAAATAATTGTTGGTTAAAGATTTAGCAAAGCCATCATTCTGAATACAAAGTTAATAATTTAACGCAAATAATTCATTGCGAATTAATTAAGTACTGTTTTCAAagattaaaatatattgttatgatTATTAAGGTGTACATCTCTACACGTACAGTTACCGATAAAATTATGACATCTCTGGTGTTAtttcatatacatatacaatttCCTTACACTGACTCGTAAATAAAACGCATACTTCCaatgatatttgttttaatataatattttactcaAATTTGTGTATCAATCTTTTTTACATTTGAAACCCAAGTTAGATTTAATGCCATGGTATGGGATATAAATTATTGGTAAAGCTTATGGCCACATCTTAAAACAAATCTTTGAGGAACATAGAACGACTCTTAGTACCGTATCATTATTGTTATTGCATAATCAATTCCACGAACAATCTGAATTAATGACACTATTACTATTTAAGAATTTATGAATCGATTTTGTATGTTTAATTTTtgcaattacatttttatttgcaactaaaatgttttatatgtgtATCGTTTAAATTCttcattttatattgttatggtaaaaacacatatgaaaaaaaaaacagttgcaaAAAAATACATCACTGATGTCACTTAAGCAGATTTTCTCGTGGAATGGCCAATCACCATCATGTTTGCAACCAAACAGATACAAACATGTTAAACATAAATCATAAGAGACCCTAATGGTTTGCCACTAAATACATTCATTAGACGGAGCAAGATGTTTTAACTGAATCTACCGACCATTATTTTGTGTGCCTACCGTATTCTTTTTCGGATCATGTTTTCGAAAGAAAAGTGCTTAATTCAAACATATGTACAACATTAACATGTAATTAACAAACATTACTTGTAACTGATAacgttattaaatactttattgcAAGTTTTCCGTCATTGAAGAGCCTTAGTGTGAAATACCTTGCTTGCCTTCGAATATCGATGAAGATTGACTTTTGAGCAAGCACTGTCATCGATATTTAAACGTCAAACGGGATAGTGAGCTGGTGCTTATACAGTGACAGCTTTTAGATCTTAAATAAATTCTCAAATAATGCTTAATTTCTTTCTAGCACTGACCTCAATATTTAAAATCGAACCGTAATAATTAGGTAGTGCGAATATCATGCTAGCTCGAAGATAGAAATTCAAACATCACACGCAGTTAGGTTGAATTTTAAACCAGGGTAAACGTCGACCTTCGAAGGCGAACCTTGTATATCGAGCTGGCGAGAATATCG encodes:
- the LOC127855102 gene encoding hemagglutinin/amebocyte aggregation factor-like — translated: MSLPLLILVCACVVQHINGWQNNLDQLLDYQCPNKNQFINHVISQHHNHEEDRQFDFTCSDVVSGYDDSTTTCTYSGYVNSFDQPVHFRCPDDGFIHGMRSEHNNHHEDRIWGFYCCKIPEIHMISCEHTGWTNDLDGDQSYYVPAEHVMVGVTSEHDNHHEDRRFAYEVCRILHGGEIIVG